A single genomic interval of Juglans regia cultivar Chandler chromosome 1, Walnut 2.0, whole genome shotgun sequence harbors:
- the LOC109001328 gene encoding probable isoprenylcysteine alpha-carbonyl methylesterase ICMEL2, whose protein sequence is MNDVDTKPLLSSKLSNYTDAANSHQRRRRASANASSGRPSPGRAQSFSRDLGHAAAETYLVTRLTFTLLRYLGVGYRWMTRLAALGCYALLLMPGFLQVAYYYFFSSQVRRSIVYGEQPRNRLDLYLPANSDEPKPVVIFVTGGAWIIGYKAWGSLLGQQLAERDIIVACIDYRNFPQGTISDMVKDASQGISFICNHIAEWGGDPNRIYLMGQSAGAHISACALLEQAINESEYGKRESISWSVSQIKTYFGLSGGYNLLNLVDHFHNRGLYRSIFLSIMEGEQSLREFSPELKIQDSSIRDAVSHLPHFILFHGTSDYSIPADASITFVDALQRAGVQAKLVLFEGKTHTDLFLHDPLRGGKDELFDQVVAVIHAGDKEALSKDAMAPPRRRLVPEFLLQLARKISPF, encoded by the exons ATGAATGACGTCGACACTAAGCCCTTGCTTTCTTCCAAGCTTTCCAATTACACTGATGCCGCCAATAGCCACCAGCGCCGGCGCCGAGCATCAGCTAATGCCTCCTCCGGGCGCCCATCCCCCGGCAGGGCTCAGTCTTTCAGCCGAGATCTCGGGCACGCCGCCGCAGAGACTTATCTCGTCACCCGGCTCACCTTCACCCTCCTCCGATATCTAGG GGTAGGGTACCGATGGATGACAAGATTAGCTGCTCTTGGTTGTTATGCCTTGCTACTTATGCCCGGTTTTCTTCAAG TGgcatattattatttcttctcaAGCCAGGTCAGGAGAAGTATTGTTTATGGAGAGCAACCAAGAAATAG GTTGGATCTATATTTACCTGCAAATAGTGATGAACCCAAGCCAGTTGTCATATTTGTAACTGGTGGAGCTTGGATTATTGG GTACAAAGCGTGGGGTTCTCTTTTAGGACAGCAATTAGCAGAACGAGACATAATAGTGGCATGCATTGACTACAG AAATTTTCCTCAGGGAACTATTAGTGACATGGTGAAAGATGCTTCTCAGGGCATCTCATTCATCTGCAACCACATAGCTGAATGGGGGGGTGACCCTAACAG GATATATTTAATGGGGCAATCGGCTGGTGCGCACATTTCTGCTTGTGCTCTCTTGGAGCAAGCAATCAATGAATCTGAATATGGGAAAAGAGAGAGTATTTCTTGGAGTGTCTctcaaataaaaacttattttggATTATCTGGAGG GTACAATTTACTCAATTTAGTCGATCATTTTCATAACCGAGGCCTCTATCGCTCCATTTTCTTAAG CATTATGGAAGGTGAACAGTCTCTGCGAGAATTTTCTCCTGAACTTAAAATACAGGACTCAAGCATTAGGGATGCTGTTTCTCACCTGcctcattttattctttttcatggAACCTCAGATTATTCCATTCCAGCAGACGCCAG TATAACTTTTGTAGATGCTCTTCAGAGGGCAGGAGTCCAAGCAAAGCTAGTCCTGTTTGAAGGAAAAACGCATACAGATTTGTTTCTTCAT GATCCTTTGCGAGGCGGGAAAGATGAACTGTTTGACCAGGTAGTTGCTGTGATACATGCTGGTGATAAGGAAGCTCTTTCTAAGGATGCTATGGCCCCTCCAAGAAGACGCCTTGTGCCCGAGTTTTTATTACAGCTGGCTCGCAAGATCAGCCCCTTCTAG